DNA sequence from the Oxalobacteraceae sp. CFBP 8761 genome:
AGTTTGCCAGCCAGGTCGATTGCAGCGTTCATGGGTTCTCCTTGAGTGAAAAAGTGAAAACGTCATGGTGCGCCTTTGGGTGGCCAGGGGTCTTGTACAATTGTTGCATGCACCCCGCACCCGCACGTCCAGTCAACGACGCCACCTTTTCGGCGTTGACCGGCGGCGTCACGCTGATGCGGGCAAGCTTCACCGATCACGCGTTCGAGCGCCACAGCCACGATGGTTTCGCGATCGGCGTGACCACCGCCGGCGTGCAGCGGTTTCGCTGCAAGGGCGCGCAGTACGACAGCCAGGTAGGCGACCTGGTCCTGTTCAATCCGGATGAGGACCATGACGGCAGCGCCGGCACGGCCGACGGTTTCCGCTATGCGATCTGGTATGTACCGGATGCGTTCGTGGCAAGCTGCATCGCGCCCGAGGGCGAGCGCGCCGATGGCCGGTATTTCGCCCGGCCATGCGTGACTGACCACCGGATGGCGGCGACGTTTGCGCGGCTGTCCAGCAGTTTGCTGGCAACGCCAGCCGAGTCGTTGCGCGCGGAAACGATGCTGCGTGCGTTTCTCGGAACGATGCTGGCGCGCCATGGCGAGCGGCCCGGGGCGCACCTCGAACGGGCGGGTACCTATGTCGACGATGCGCGCATGGTGCAGGTCAGGGACTATATCCGCACGTACTTCCAGCGCGATATGACGGTGGCCGACCTGGCCGCCGTGGCCGGGATGTCGCGCACGCATCTCACGCGCGCGTTCAGCGCGGCGTATCACACACCGCCGCACGTGTACCTCAATTCGGTGCGCGTCGCCCATGCCTGCACGCTGATCCGGGGCGGGATGCCACTCGCGGCGGTGGCGATCGAATGCGGCTTTGCCGACCAGAGTCACCTGACCCGGCGCTTCAAGGGCTGTGTCGGTGTGACCCCGTCAGGCTGGCGCGACAGGCTGCAGCGCTAGCGCGCCCGGCGCGTCGGCCGCTGCAGGCCGGATCGTCAGCGTCTGCGCAAAGTGCGCGATCAGCGCCGTCACCTTGGGCGCGTGCTGGCGGCTGCGCTGCCATACCAGATACAGCGGCAGGCCGGACGTCGCCAGCTCGGGCAGGATTTTCACCAGGCTGCCGTCGCGCAGTTGCTGCTCGACGAGCCAGGTCGCCAGTTGCGCGATTCCCAATCCCATTTCCACCGCAGTGACCTGCGCCTCGGCCTGCCCCAGCACGATGCGGCTCTTCACGTGCTGGCGCGCCAGTGGCAGCTCGCCATCCTTGATCAGCCATGGACTCGTGCTGCCGTCCGCGCGACCGTACAGAATGGCGTCGTGGCCCAGTAACGCGTCCAGCGTCGCCGGTGCACCGTGGCGCGCCACATAGGAGGGCGACGCACAGAAGACGAGCTCTTCGTCACCCAGGTGCTGGTAGCACAGCGCTGCCGGCCAGGTGTCCGAGCCGCCGATGCGCACCACCACGTCCAGGCCATCCTCGACCGGATCGACAAAGCGGTCGGTGAACGACGCATGGGGCTGCACCTGCGGATATTGCTCGGCAAACGCCAGCAATGACCGCACGGCGTGCATGCGGCCGAAGGTGGCCGGCATGTCCACGCGCAATCGGCCCGACGGGGCGATATGGTCGTGCGCCAGCAGGCGCTCGGCCGCTTCGAGTTCGTCCAGCACCCGCACGCAGACCTTGTAGAAGACGTTGCCGGCGTCCGTCATCTCGAGCTTGCGCGTGGTGCGGTCGAACAGTGGCCGTTTCAATCGCCCTTCCAGCCGGGCGATGGCCTTGCCGACGGCGGAATTGGTCAGGTTGAGCCGGTCAGCGGCCGCCGTAAAACTGCCGGCGTCGGCGACGGCAACGAAGGTTTCAAGGCCTTTCAGGCGTTCTGCGGGTGTCATTGACTTGCTCCTGGAATTTTATTCCACATGATGCGGGAATTCTTATCCAACACGAGAATTTTTATCTTTTATATCATGTTAGACAACTATCCACAGGAGTTTTTTGCAATGCCCAATTCATCTACTACGACCGTCGACGCGATGGCCGACAAGCCCGAGGCCACCGGCGGCGCGCTATCGATCACGATTCTTGCCATCGCCGCGTTCGTGATCGTGACCACCGAGTTCCTGATCGTGGGCCTGCTGCCGGCACTGGCACGTGACCTGTCCATCACGGTGGCCACGGCCGGCCAGCTGGTCACGCTGTTTGCCGTGGTCGTCATGGTATGCGGCCCGTTCCTGACGGCGTGGCTGGCCAACGTCGACCGCAAGAAGTTGTTCATCGCCGTGCTGGTGCTGTTCGCGGCAACCAATGCGCTGGCGGCCGTCGCGCAAAACATCTGGGTGCTGGCACTGGCGCGACTGCTGCCGGCGCTGGCGCTGCCCGTGTTCTGGGGTACCGCGAGCGACACCGCAGCCCAGATCGCTGGCCCGGAAAAAGCCGGTCGCGCCGTCTCGACCGTGTATCTCGGCATCTCGGCCGCGATGCTGTTTGGTATTCCGCTCGGCACGCTGGCGGCAGACGCGATCGGCTGGCGCGGCGCGTTCGGCCTGCTGGCCGCGCTGTCGCTGCTGGTGGCCGTGCTGATGTTCTTCAGCATGCCGACGGTGCGTGCATCGCAGCCGGTTGCCATGCGTGAACAGGCCAAGATTCTGAAAAGTCCGTTCTTCATGGCCAACGTGGCGTTGTCGATCCTGGTGTTCACTGCCATGTTCACCGGCTACACCTACCTGGCCGAGATGCTGGAGAAATCGGCTGGCGTGGCGCCGGCGCAGGTGGGCTGGTGGCTGATGGGCTTTGGCGCGGTTGGCCTAATCGGTAACTGGCTGGGTGGTCTCTGGGTTGACCAGAAACCATTGGCCACCACCGCCATCTTCAGCCTCGTGCTGGCAGCCGGCATGGCCGCGTCGATGCTGTTCGCCGGTCTGAGCATTGGGTTCGCCATCGCGCTGGGCGTGTGGGGCATTGCCAATACGGCGCTGTATCCAATTTGCCAGATCCGCGTGATGAAGGCGGCAACCGGCGCCCAGGCGCTGGCCGGCACCATCAATGTGTCGGCAGCCAACGGTGGCATCGCGTTGGGCGCCGTGATCGGTGGCCTTGCAGTGGCCAACTGGGGCGCTGGCAATGTCGGTTATGTGGCTGCGGGCATCGCCGTACTGGCGGCACTGGCGACTGGCCTGGTCGCGCGTATGACCCCTGCAGTCAAGGCGTAACGATCATGACGATTGCACCCATTGGCCCGTTGCCGGCCGAACTGGCAAACCACGCCGGCTACCAGCGTATCTTCAAGCCGGGCAAGCTGACCTTCGGCTTCATCATGCCGCTCGAAGGCTATCCGGATTCGCCGTTTCCGACGCTGGCCCATCACCAGGCGATGGAGCGCATGGCCGACGAGGCCGGTTTCTCGACCCTGTGGCTGCGCGACGTGCCGTTTTACGATCCCAATTTCGGCGACACCGGCCAGGTGCTCGATCCGATGGTGTACATGAGCTTTCTGGCAGCGCACACGAGCCGCATCGCGCTGGGCACCGCCGGCATCGTGGCGACGCTGCGCGAGCCGTTGATCGTGGCCAAGCAGGCCGTGTCGGTCGACCAGTTGCTGGGTGGGCGCCTGGTGCTGGGCCTGTCGACCGGCGACCGGCCCGTCGAGTATCCGGCGTTTGGCCAGGATTTCGAGAACCGCGGCGAGCGTTTTCGCGAAGCGTTCGGCCTGATCAAGACCGTCACCGAACAGGACTTTCCGCATGCGCGCACGGCGCACTACGGCAACCTCGACGGGAGCATCGATCTGGTGCCCAAGCCGGCGGCGCCGCGCCTGCCGATGATCGTCGTCGGCCGGGCGCGCCAGGACATGGCGTGGATCGCCCGTCACAGCGACGGCTGGATCTGGCACCTGAGCGA
Encoded proteins:
- a CDS encoding AraC family transcriptional regulator, which gives rise to MYNCCMHPAPARPVNDATFSALTGGVTLMRASFTDHAFERHSHDGFAIGVTTAGVQRFRCKGAQYDSQVGDLVLFNPDEDHDGSAGTADGFRYAIWYVPDAFVASCIAPEGERADGRYFARPCVTDHRMAATFARLSSSLLATPAESLRAETMLRAFLGTMLARHGERPGAHLERAGTYVDDARMVQVRDYIRTYFQRDMTVADLAAVAGMSRTHLTRAFSAAYHTPPHVYLNSVRVAHACTLIRGGMPLAAVAIECGFADQSHLTRRFKGCVGVTPSGWRDRLQR
- a CDS encoding LysR family transcriptional regulator; amino-acid sequence: MTPAERLKGLETFVAVADAGSFTAAADRLNLTNSAVGKAIARLEGRLKRPLFDRTTRKLEMTDAGNVFYKVCVRVLDELEAAERLLAHDHIAPSGRLRVDMPATFGRMHAVRSLLAFAEQYPQVQPHASFTDRFVDPVEDGLDVVVRIGGSDTWPAALCYQHLGDEELVFCASPSYVARHGAPATLDALLGHDAILYGRADGSTSPWLIKDGELPLARQHVKSRIVLGQAEAQVTAVEMGLGIAQLATWLVEQQLRDGSLVKILPELATSGLPLYLVWQRSRQHAPKVTALIAHFAQTLTIRPAAADAPGALALQPVAPA
- a CDS encoding MFS transporter, with protein sequence MPNSSTTTVDAMADKPEATGGALSITILAIAAFVIVTTEFLIVGLLPALARDLSITVATAGQLVTLFAVVVMVCGPFLTAWLANVDRKKLFIAVLVLFAATNALAAVAQNIWVLALARLLPALALPVFWGTASDTAAQIAGPEKAGRAVSTVYLGISAAMLFGIPLGTLAADAIGWRGAFGLLAALSLLVAVLMFFSMPTVRASQPVAMREQAKILKSPFFMANVALSILVFTAMFTGYTYLAEMLEKSAGVAPAQVGWWLMGFGAVGLIGNWLGGLWVDQKPLATTAIFSLVLAAGMAASMLFAGLSIGFAIALGVWGIANTALYPICQIRVMKAATGAQALAGTINVSAANGGIALGAVIGGLAVANWGAGNVGYVAAGIAVLAALATGLVARMTPAVKA
- a CDS encoding LLM class oxidoreductase is translated as MTIAPIGPLPAELANHAGYQRIFKPGKLTFGFIMPLEGYPDSPFPTLAHHQAMERMADEAGFSTLWLRDVPFYDPNFGDTGQVLDPMVYMSFLAAHTSRIALGTAGIVATLREPLIVAKQAVSVDQLLGGRLVLGLSTGDRPVEYPAFGQDFENRGERFREAFGLIKTVTEQDFPHARTAHYGNLDGSIDLVPKPAAPRLPMIVVGRARQDMAWIARHSDGWIWHLSDFTRLPQLIEAWRASHEPGQWVRPYGYGTMFDLAEDPHEPMRFVLNGIRSGRHALVELFYHQQEQGVSHVALNLKPLRRPAQDALAELAEHVLPLFKAD